A region from the Candidatus Kryptoniota bacterium genome encodes:
- a CDS encoding PQQ-binding-like beta-propeller repeat protein, with protein sequence MQLAGSFKIFVASVNESGVFASTDNGASWYETDVGLPNRGIQSIAVDSSGNLYVLLEIYGGLIFHSTNDGNTWTTGPDSISDNVTSIVADKNYGIFASGSLGIYQSTDFGNTWITKSSGPTGNNVLTVNSYGNIFAGGSGVYRSTDGGTTWVQTTSSFGVSSLAVNDSGYVFALSDTSGASIVYRTAATTTPPLAGSPSLVLPSNLSTTTSTTVSFSWSHVSLADLYELQIATDTGFTSIVFDSITGSTSMQMSLLSAVRYYWRVRSINVAGKSSFCPYWTFVTFVAPPTNPTISSGNMWITLYWDASTAEHLVRYKIYRGTTPAVTLLHDSCATTSIVDSGLTNGTTYYYKLTAVDSLYGESGFSNEVSSTPFNAPPVPASLSNVSLLSTGRDLTSSLTFSSSGSHDPDGTIDSTLWYVNYARVGSLPSLTYDFGPGTSRVTLVVVDNQNAIDSSVALVNRAAYVRALGGPVTSGLSMVGNNVSYCISTGDAVYRLDSNETTIYKLQVAGSSGSSCSIAYDSTVYISSSDNNLYAFSKNATSVWPALPLGGNTSATPTVDSTLQRIYIGVSNNNFLGVNRLTGAVLWNFFTGSPITNSAVISNDRKLFFPTTNGTVYGVDLEATDRPASPTWYLSLPDTLPTSPAVDDSGKFYVGTANGNLYAISMARGKSASELWGLHLGGQLVAAPVIDGQGILYIGSTDSNLYAVNLSSENIAWSFKASGSIRYTAALSDAGRIYLDDDAGSLYCLSDSGSVNWFFSDTTDNLGVRGPLLYSEGMIYAGAGPRSVIAFYDNDIGYKSRAFHVSTVSVAVWGTFQGNNQRTGTQIYRNVNSDTGSVIPTSFALYANYPNPFNPWTTIKYDIPKQSHVLLEIYDVLGRRVETLVDEIRPQGEFKAILRTEKLSSGVYFYRLQAGNFTQVKKMVLIK encoded by the coding sequence TTGCAGCTTGCAGGGAGTTTCAAGATCTTTGTTGCGAGCGTAAATGAGAGCGGTGTATTTGCCTCCACTGATAATGGTGCAAGTTGGTACGAGACTGACGTGGGTCTCCCAAACAGAGGAATCCAGTCAATTGCCGTTGATTCGAGCGGAAATCTCTATGTGTTGTTAGAAATCTATGGTGGGTTGATATTTCATTCGACGAATGATGGAAATACTTGGACGACAGGTCCAGATTCAATATCTGATAACGTGACAAGCATCGTGGCAGACAAGAATTATGGTATCTTTGCAAGCGGTTCTTTAGGAATCTATCAATCCACCGATTTTGGCAACACTTGGATTACAAAAAGCTCAGGTCCTACCGGCAATAACGTTCTCACCGTTAACTCGTACGGTAACATCTTTGCTGGGGGCTCGGGCGTGTATCGATCCACAGATGGTGGTACGACGTGGGTGCAGACCACGTCGAGCTTCGGTGTCTCCTCATTGGCAGTAAATGATAGTGGATACGTATTTGCCCTAAGTGATACTTCGGGTGCGTCAATCGTGTACAGGACCGCTGCAACAACAACGCCTCCTTTGGCAGGAAGCCCGTCGCTGGTTTTGCCTTCAAATTTGTCAACGACCACATCCACCACAGTTAGTTTTTCCTGGTCGCATGTTTCACTTGCGGACCTTTATGAATTACAAATCGCGACGGATACGGGATTCACAAGTATAGTGTTTGACTCGATAACAGGCTCGACTTCTATGCAAATGAGTCTTTTGTCTGCCGTTCGTTACTATTGGCGTGTTCGATCAATTAATGTCGCTGGCAAGAGTTCCTTCTGTCCATATTGGACCTTCGTTACGTTCGTTGCTCCACCTACGAATCCCACTATTAGTTCGGGCAATATGTGGATCACTCTCTACTGGGATGCCAGCACCGCTGAACATCTGGTAAGGTACAAGATATACCGGGGTACCACTCCGGCTGTCACACTACTTCACGACAGTTGTGCCACAACATCCATTGTTGATTCAGGGCTAACGAACGGGACGACCTATTATTATAAGTTGACGGCAGTTGACAGCTTATATGGAGAAAGCGGCTTCAGCAATGAAGTAAGTTCAACGCCGTTTAACGCACCTCCGGTACCTGCTTCGTTGAGCAATGTCAGCCTGTTGAGTACCGGTCGTGACTTAACAAGCTCTCTGACGTTTTCGAGTTCAGGGAGTCATGATCCAGACGGAACGATCGACTCAACGTTGTGGTATGTGAATTACGCCAGAGTCGGTAGTCTACCCTCGCTTACATATGATTTTGGGCCCGGAACAAGCAGAGTAACTTTAGTCGTAGTCGACAACCAAAATGCAATAGATTCATCCGTGGCACTCGTGAACCGGGCAGCATACGTGAGAGCGCTCGGTGGACCTGTAACTTCTGGGCTGAGTATGGTTGGCAACAACGTATCGTATTGCATCTCTACTGGTGATGCAGTGTATCGACTTGACAGCAACGAGACGACGATCTACAAGCTGCAAGTTGCAGGCAGTAGCGGTTCATCATGTTCGATTGCATACGATTCCACAGTCTATATTTCGTCTTCAGACAACAATCTTTACGCATTCTCTAAGAATGCAACATCAGTCTGGCCAGCACTACCACTTGGAGGAAACACTTCAGCTACTCCAACTGTCGACTCGACACTGCAGAGAATCTACATTGGCGTGTCTAACAATAATTTTCTTGGTGTGAATCGTTTGACAGGTGCCGTATTGTGGAATTTCTTCACGGGTTCTCCGATAACGAACTCAGCAGTGATATCGAATGATAGGAAGCTTTTCTTCCCGACAACAAACGGCACAGTATACGGAGTTGACCTTGAAGCAACCGACAGACCGGCTTCACCTACCTGGTATCTTTCGCTTCCGGATACTTTGCCCACGTCTCCTGCCGTTGACGACTCCGGGAAATTTTATGTGGGGACAGCTAATGGTAACCTCTATGCGATATCTATGGCTCGAGGAAAATCGGCCTCCGAATTATGGGGGCTTCACCTTGGTGGACAACTCGTTGCCGCACCGGTTATCGATGGACAAGGAATACTCTACATCGGTTCAACAGACTCGAACCTGTACGCAGTCAATCTGTCTTCGGAAAACATCGCTTGGAGCTTCAAGGCAAGCGGCTCGATTCGCTATACTGCAGCTTTGTCCGATGCTGGTAGGATTTACCTTGACGATGATGCTGGGTCACTCTATTGTCTGAGCGACAGTGGGAGCGTAAACTGGTTCTTTTCAGATACCACGGACAATCTGGGAGTGCGAGGTCCTCTACTTTATAGTGAAGGGATGATTTACGCCGGCGCAGGTCCCCGAAGCGTCATTGCTTTCTATGACAACGACATAGGCTATAAGTCCCGAGCATTTCATGTATCAACTGTCAGCGTGGCCGTGTGGGGTACGTTCCAGGGAAATAATCAGCGAACAGGAACACAAATATATCGGAATGTTAATTCAGATACTGGCTCAGTTATTCCGACCTCGTTTGCGCTCTATGCCAATTATCCGAATCCATTTAATCCCTGGACTACAATCAAGTACGACATTCCAAAACAATCACATGTGCTACTTGAGATTTACGATGTCTTGGGCAGACGAGTTGAAACGCTAGTGGATGAAATCAGACCCCAAGGAGAATTCAAGGCAATCCTCAGGACGGAGAAGTTGTCAAGCGGGGTCTATTTCTATAGACTTCAAGCGGGGAATTTCACTCAGGTCAAGAAAATGGTTCTGATTAAATAG